In one window of Meiothermus sp. DNA:
- a CDS encoding ATP-dependent Clp protease proteolytic subunit produces MEILNNLFWLFLLLSFLSPLFQRQMLELARARSLQAFERRRNSRLITLIHRQEAIALLGLPLSRYIDIDDSEQVLRAIRLTDPQVPIDLVLHTPGGLVLAAEQIAEALLRHPAKVTVFVPHYAMSGGTLIALAADEIVLDANAVLGPVDPQLGQYPAVSILKVLEQKPIEKIDDETLIMADQARKALLQVKATAKNLLHKHLEETQAEALAHKLSQGTWTHDYPISAEEAKSMGLPISTEMPAEVYNLMELYPQPRGNRPSVQYVPLPYRREGPRPR; encoded by the coding sequence ATGGAAATCCTGAACAACCTATTCTGGCTTTTTTTGCTGCTTTCGTTCCTGAGTCCCTTGTTTCAGCGCCAGATGTTGGAGCTAGCTCGAGCCCGAAGCCTCCAGGCCTTCGAGCGCCGCCGCAATAGCCGCCTTATCACCCTGATTCACCGACAAGAAGCCATTGCCCTGTTGGGCCTACCCCTATCGCGCTACATTGATATCGACGACTCCGAGCAGGTCTTGCGGGCCATTCGTCTCACGGACCCACAAGTACCCATCGATCTGGTATTGCACACTCCGGGTGGCTTGGTGCTGGCTGCCGAACAGATCGCCGAGGCCCTCCTGCGCCATCCAGCTAAAGTAACGGTCTTTGTGCCCCACTACGCTATGTCGGGGGGTACTCTGATCGCTCTGGCTGCCGACGAAATTGTCTTGGACGCCAACGCGGTACTCGGCCCGGTAGATCCCCAGCTCGGTCAATACCCCGCCGTCTCAATCCTGAAGGTGCTGGAGCAAAAGCCCATCGAAAAAATTGACGACGAAACCTTAATCATGGCTGATCAAGCCCGAAAGGCCCTACTGCAGGTCAAGGCTACTGCCAAAAACCTTTTGCACAAACACCTGGAGGAAACCCAGGCCGAGGCCTTAGCTCATAAACTTTCCCAGGGTACCTGGACCCACGATTATCCCATCAGTGCCGAGGAAGCTAAAAGCATGGGTCTGCCTATTTCCACAGAAATGCCTGCCGAGGTCTACAACCTGATGGAGCTCTACCCTCAGCCCAGGGGGAACCGACCCAGTGTGCAGTACGTGCCGCTACCCTATAGACGCGAGGGCCCCAGGCCAAGGTAG
- a CDS encoding AI-2E family transporter, which translates to MFEGLVILWGSPYVRGLVGLLLLLLVARFLYLTADLWGILLGALLLAALVRPLVDRLERLRLPRSLALGMVLLLLGLGLGLLGVELVRVAEQLAQYAATLPGTAGHLADWWNHLPGWLQASGLPFWLVGALEQAYGSLGELLRGLSAELIPRLGNFAQSGLIPALTLLFGGAVKLAAFVVLFIYLLADGPRMGRSLFYRLPPTGRAWAERKMGYLERAVMGYFRGQLLVAVSLGALVGLGLSLLGVPLALPLGMLVGVLELIPYLGLSLGAVMVVFAALPLGGLMVLKALLVLLIAAQLEGHLLAPLLVGQSTSLHPVTVLLALLLGERLAGVVGMLVAVPTTATIKLWLEDSWPPIASR; encoded by the coding sequence GTGTTCGAGGGTCTTGTGATCTTGTGGGGAAGCCCTTATGTGCGGGGGCTGGTTGGCCTCTTGCTGCTCCTCCTGGTAGCCCGTTTCCTGTATCTCACCGCGGATCTGTGGGGGATTCTTCTGGGGGCTTTGTTGCTGGCGGCCCTGGTGCGCCCGCTGGTAGATCGGCTGGAGCGCCTTCGGCTGCCCCGCAGCCTTGCCCTGGGAATGGTTCTGCTACTTTTGGGGCTAGGGCTTGGTCTGTTGGGCGTAGAGCTGGTGCGTGTAGCCGAGCAACTCGCCCAGTACGCCGCCACGCTGCCTGGCACTGCCGGCCATCTGGCCGATTGGTGGAATCATCTACCCGGATGGCTGCAAGCCTCGGGCTTACCCTTTTGGTTGGTGGGGGCCCTCGAGCAAGCCTACGGCAGCCTGGGCGAGCTCTTGCGGGGCCTTTCCGCTGAGCTAATCCCCCGGCTAGGCAATTTCGCCCAGAGCGGGCTTATCCCTGCCCTCACCCTCCTGTTTGGCGGCGCGGTCAAGCTAGCGGCCTTTGTGGTGCTGTTTATCTATCTGCTGGCCGATGGCCCTCGTATGGGCCGAAGCCTGTTCTACCGATTGCCACCCACCGGGCGGGCCTGGGCTGAGCGGAAGATGGGTTACCTCGAGCGGGCCGTGATGGGCTATTTCCGTGGACAACTGCTTGTAGCAGTCAGCCTGGGGGCGCTGGTAGGGCTTGGCCTGAGCCTGTTGGGGGTGCCGCTGGCTTTACCACTGGGTATGCTGGTGGGTGTGCTGGAACTCATTCCCTACCTGGGCCTGTCCCTGGGCGCAGTAATGGTGGTTTTTGCCGCCCTTCCATTGGGGGGTCTGATGGTGCTAAAAGCTCTCTTGGTATTGTTGATTGCTGCTCAGCTCGAAGGACACCTGCTGGCCCCTCTATTGGTGGGGCAGAGCACCTCGCTGCACCCGGTCACAGTGTTACTGGCGCTGTTGTTAGGGGAGCGGCTGGCCGGGGTGGTGGGGATGCTGGTGGCCGTACCGACAACCGCTACCATCAAGCTCTGGCTCGAGGACTCTTGGCCACCGATTGCATCAAGATAA
- a CDS encoding MerR family transcriptional regulator, with protein sequence MNEPASKTPIHHLTIGEFSRRSRLSFKALRLYDAIGLLPPAYVDGESGYRYYREDQLERAKLIGLLRQLEMPLDRIAAVLELSGAEAVRAVGQYWEEVEGELKTKRALVRYLEGYLSGKGETMYEIQTREVPQQKVATIQRSVNIKDLSLFIEEAFNELYSHITASGLEMKGFPLVIYHGEVNEDSDGPVEVCVPFEGNLEPAGRIRVRLEPAHREAFTRISKAQVKFPVILGAYDAVANWLKDQGKPMSDSAREVYFARWDTLGPDDPACDVAFPYV encoded by the coding sequence GTGAACGAGCCCGCCAGCAAAACCCCCATCCACCACCTGACCATCGGGGAGTTCTCCCGGCGCTCGCGGCTCTCCTTCAAGGCGCTGCGGCTATACGACGCGATAGGGTTGCTCCCCCCGGCCTACGTGGATGGTGAGTCGGGCTACCGCTACTACCGCGAAGACCAGCTCGAGCGGGCCAAGCTGATCGGGCTCTTGCGACAGCTCGAGATGCCGCTCGACCGCATTGCCGCGGTGCTCGAGCTGAGCGGGGCGGAGGCCGTGCGCGCGGTAGGGCAGTACTGGGAAGAGGTTGAAGGGGAACTGAAAACCAAGCGGGCGCTCGTTCGCTACCTCGAGGGCTACCTCAGCGGCAAAGGAGAAACCATGTACGAGATACAAACCCGAGAAGTGCCCCAACAGAAGGTCGCGACGATCCAGAGGAGCGTAAATATCAAAGACCTTAGCCTTTTCATTGAGGAGGCGTTCAACGAACTCTACAGCCACATCACTGCCTCCGGCCTCGAGATGAAAGGGTTCCCTCTGGTGATCTACCATGGCGAGGTCAACGAAGACTCCGATGGGCCGGTGGAGGTGTGCGTGCCCTTCGAGGGTAACTTGGAGCCCGCCGGGCGAATCCGGGTGCGGCTCGAGCCCGCCCACCGCGAGGCCTTCACCCGTATCAGCAAGGCCCAGGTCAAGTTCCCCGTCATCCTGGGGGCTTACGACGCGGTGGCGAATTGGCTGAAGGATCAGGGCAAGCCTATGAGCGACTCCGCCCGAGAGGTCTATTTCGCCCGTTGGGATACCCTTGGCCCCGACGACCCGGCCTGCGACGTCGCCTTCCCCTATGTATGA
- a CDS encoding PepSY domain-containing protein, protein MKRYAKVIVLATSALLGLTAFAQKTGQGGSQYPTYTGSLPVQENLSAQQYQALAKVSMQDAIKAAQSALGSTATPTKVKLGVENGYLVWEVVLAGQEVKVDAGNGKVLHQEAQGNAEENDGENDGESNEDNG, encoded by the coding sequence ATGAAAAGGTATGCAAAAGTGATTGTGTTGGCAACATCGGCTCTTCTGGGATTGACGGCTTTTGCCCAGAAAACGGGACAGGGTGGCAGCCAGTACCCTACCTACACCGGCAGCTTGCCAGTACAGGAGAACCTGAGTGCCCAGCAGTACCAGGCCCTGGCCAAGGTCTCGATGCAGGATGCGATTAAGGCTGCCCAGAGCGCGCTTGGCAGCACGGCTACGCCCACCAAGGTTAAGCTGGGGGTGGAAAACGGCTACCTGGTCTGGGAGGTGGTGCTCGCTGGACAGGAGGTCAAGGTGGATGCGGGCAACGGTAAGGTGTTGCACCAAGAAGCCCAGGGCAACGCAGAGGAGAACGATGGCGAAAACGATGGTGAGAGCAACGAAGACAACGGCTAA
- a CDS encoding ABC transporter ATP-binding protein, with the protein MSVLEAIDLYRFYHVGDEEVRALRGVSLRIEPGELVAVVGASGSGKSTLLACLAGLDEPDGGYVSVAGQRLTRRSEEERAELRARHVGVLLQSDNLFEHLSTLENVQFATLLAHQSPAGAADWLQRLGLGERLYARPSQLSGGELARAGLAAALAAQPTLLLADEPTAEVDAETEALVLGEMESFCARGGAALISTHSPELARRAGRVLHIRDGRFAHA; encoded by the coding sequence ATGAGCGTGCTCGAGGCCATCGACCTGTACCGCTTCTATCACGTTGGGGATGAGGAAGTCAGGGCGCTGCGCGGGGTGAGCCTGCGCATTGAGCCGGGTGAACTGGTGGCGGTGGTGGGAGCCTCCGGCAGCGGCAAGAGCACCCTGCTGGCCTGCTTGGCTGGGCTGGACGAGCCCGACGGCGGTTATGTGAGTGTCGCAGGCCAGCGCCTGACCCGCCGCTCCGAGGAGGAGCGGGCCGAGCTAAGGGCCCGCCACGTGGGGGTATTGTTGCAATCCGACAACCTCTTCGAGCACCTGAGCACTCTGGAAAACGTGCAATTCGCCACCCTCTTAGCCCACCAGAGCCCGGCGGGAGCGGCGGATTGGTTGCAGCGGCTGGGGTTGGGCGAGCGGCTGTACGCCCGGCCCTCACAGCTCTCCGGCGGCGAGCTGGCGCGGGCCGGTTTGGCCGCAGCCCTGGCCGCCCAGCCCACCCTTTTGCTCGCCGACGAGCCCACTGCCGAGGTGGACGCCGAAACCGAGGCGCTGGTGCTGGGCGAGATGGAAAGCTTCTGCGCCCGGGGCGGGGCCGCCCTGATCTCCACCCACAGCCCCGAGCTGGCCCGCCGGGCAGGCCGAGTGTTGCACATCCGGGATGGGAGGTTCGCCCATGCCTGA
- a CDS encoding ABC transporter ATP-binding protein: MPEALVEVRGARRSYGLGGGETVALERATCRVLPGDRIALLGPSGSGKSTLLHLMGGLERPTSGSVRFPALGEPDELRPGKVAFVFQAQSLLAPLTALENAALPLVLGGVEEREAEIRAMEALERLGLEKVAQQLPEELSGGQAQRVAVARALAGSPRLILADEPTGQLDSETGAQLMDTLLGALENTETALVVATHDLGVARRMDWVWQMRRGVLDTGKGVPA, translated from the coding sequence ATGCCTGAAGCCTTGGTGGAGGTGCGTGGGGCCCGCCGGAGCTATGGGTTGGGCGGAGGAGAAACTGTGGCCCTGGAGCGAGCCACCTGCCGGGTGCTGCCGGGCGACCGCATCGCCCTGCTGGGGCCTTCGGGCTCGGGCAAAAGCACCCTGTTGCACCTGATGGGAGGACTTGAGCGGCCCACCTCCGGTTCAGTGAGGTTCCCCGCGCTCGGTGAGCCGGACGAACTGCGCCCCGGCAAGGTGGCCTTCGTGTTTCAGGCGCAGAGCCTTCTGGCGCCCCTGACAGCACTCGAGAACGCTGCCTTGCCGCTGGTGCTGGGCGGGGTGGAGGAGCGCGAGGCCGAGATTCGGGCGATGGAAGCCCTGGAGCGGCTGGGTCTGGAAAAAGTTGCCCAGCAGCTTCCCGAGGAGCTATCGGGCGGGCAGGCCCAGCGGGTCGCGGTAGCGCGTGCCCTGGCGGGGAGTCCCCGGCTAATTCTGGCCGACGAGCCCACCGGACAGCTCGACAGCGAGACCGGAGCGCAGCTGATGGATACCCTGCTGGGGGCCCTCGAGAACACCGAAACGGCTCTGGTGGTCGCCACCCACGACCTCGGCGTAGCCCGCCGTATGGACTGGGTTTGGCAGATGCGGCGCGGCGTGCTGGACACCGGAAAAGGAGTACCGGCATGA
- a CDS encoding ABC transporter permease: MTLAWLRGLLTRRPWRVWGAATGVALTVAFLACLGAFLTRSTATMTQRAVEGVAVDWQVLLAPNADLGAVKGAIQAVGVKALERVGYADVAGFSARTGGTVQTTGAGRVLGISSTYALHFPKEIRPLVGGAQGVLLAQQTAANLHAAVGDTVFIHRLGLPPVSVRVAGIVDLPEADSLFQAVGAPKGLAPQAPPDNVLLLPAAQWHALFDLQRAVRPDSVREQFHVRLSTSLSKDPEAAYVQVQRLAKHTEVKVAGGAVIGNNLAARLDGVRADALYAQALFLFLGVPGVILAALLTLGVAGASGGERRREAALLRMRGAGVRRVLGLASLEAGWVAFVGLLGGLALAWLAERVALPSDSSLRSVWTLLAGAFGVLLAVSVVLVPTLLALRNQTVNAARQKVGRASAPLWQRLYLDLGLLALSGALFWRSTAGGYQLVLAPEGVAKASVQYESFIAPLALWVGATLLAVRLLDWALGRRSLTPILRSLAGNLAPSVAATLERQRSLLSRGAVLAALAVAFAVSTSIFNATYGGQSRVDALLTNGADVTVTGTAAHPAESRLSALRAIPGVAAAQPLQHRFAYVGNDLQDLFGVDPAHLTEATRLVDAYFRGVTAQQALQLLRSRPDALLVSQETVNDYQLKVGDPLRLRLLDARDHQYHVVPFTFVGVVREFPTAPKDSFLVANADYVAAQTHASAAEVVLLRVNGNRTEVASWAAQIVRDLPGATVSELGAVQQRIASSLTAVNVAGLSRLELSFAALLLAAATGLVLLLGLTERRRNFTVLSALGAKPKQLAAFLWGEGLVVAGAGSLAGLLIGLGVAQLLVKLLNGVFDPAPERLAIPWGYLAALALAAFLSTVLAVNAARAASGKSLTEVLRSA; encoded by the coding sequence ATGACCCTGGCCTGGCTCCGCGGATTGCTCACCCGGCGGCCCTGGCGGGTGTGGGGTGCAGCCACCGGCGTTGCGCTCACGGTGGCTTTCCTGGCCTGCCTGGGGGCCTTCCTCACCCGCAGCACCGCCACCATGACCCAGCGGGCGGTGGAGGGGGTTGCGGTGGACTGGCAGGTGTTGCTGGCCCCGAACGCCGACCTCGGCGCGGTGAAGGGGGCTATACAGGCCGTGGGCGTGAAAGCCCTCGAGCGGGTCGGCTACGCCGATGTGGCGGGTTTCAGCGCCCGCACCGGCGGGACCGTGCAGACCACTGGCGCGGGCAGGGTGCTGGGGATTTCCAGCACCTATGCGCTTCATTTCCCCAAGGAAATCCGTCCCCTGGTCGGCGGTGCTCAGGGGGTGCTGCTGGCCCAGCAGACCGCCGCCAACCTGCACGCCGCGGTGGGCGACACCGTTTTCATCCATCGCCTAGGACTACCGCCGGTGAGCGTACGGGTCGCGGGGATCGTGGACTTGCCCGAGGCCGACTCCTTGTTCCAGGCGGTGGGCGCCCCCAAGGGGCTGGCCCCACAGGCCCCGCCGGACAACGTGCTTCTGTTGCCAGCAGCGCAGTGGCACGCCCTCTTCGACCTGCAGCGGGCCGTCCGGCCCGACAGCGTGCGCGAGCAGTTCCATGTCCGGCTTTCGACATCGCTTTCCAAAGACCCCGAGGCAGCCTATGTTCAGGTGCAGCGGCTCGCCAAACATACCGAGGTCAAGGTAGCAGGTGGAGCGGTGATTGGCAACAACCTGGCCGCCCGGCTGGATGGGGTGCGGGCCGATGCCCTCTACGCCCAGGCCCTTTTTCTTTTTTTGGGCGTTCCCGGCGTGATCCTCGCGGCCTTGCTGACCCTCGGCGTGGCGGGGGCCAGCGGGGGAGAGCGCCGCCGCGAGGCCGCGCTGTTGCGGATGCGCGGGGCGGGGGTGCGGCGGGTGCTGGGGCTGGCCTCGCTCGAGGCGGGATGGGTAGCCTTCGTCGGGCTGCTGGGCGGCTTGGCTCTGGCTTGGCTTGCCGAGCGCGTCGCCCTGCCGTCGGACTCGAGCCTACGCTCGGTCTGGACGCTTTTGGCGGGTGCTTTCGGGGTGCTGCTGGCGGTCTCGGTGGTGCTCGTCCCCACGCTCCTGGCCCTACGCAATCAAACCGTGAACGCCGCGCGGCAGAAGGTAGGAAGGGCCAGCGCCCCGTTGTGGCAGCGGCTTTACCTCGACCTGGGGCTTTTGGCTTTGTCCGGGGCGCTGTTTTGGCGCAGCACCGCAGGCGGTTACCAACTGGTGCTGGCCCCCGAGGGGGTGGCGAAGGCCAGCGTGCAGTACGAGTCCTTCATCGCGCCTCTGGCCCTATGGGTAGGGGCTACCCTGCTCGCGGTGCGGCTGCTGGATTGGGCCTTAGGCCGCCGCAGCCTTACCCCGATCCTGCGCTCGCTGGCGGGAAACCTTGCTCCCAGCGTTGCGGCCACCCTGGAGCGGCAGCGAAGCCTGCTCTCGCGCGGCGCGGTCCTGGCCGCGCTGGCGGTGGCCTTTGCGGTCTCCACCTCGATCTTCAACGCCACCTACGGCGGCCAGTCGCGGGTGGACGCGCTGCTCACGAACGGGGCCGACGTCACCGTGACCGGAACCGCAGCCCATCCGGCGGAGAGCCGGCTTTCTGCCCTGAGAGCGATCCCCGGCGTGGCCGCCGCCCAGCCGCTCCAGCACCGCTTCGCCTACGTGGGCAACGACCTCCAGGACCTTTTTGGCGTAGATCCAGCCCACCTCACCGAGGCCACCCGGCTGGTAGACGCCTACTTCCGCGGGGTCACGGCCCAGCAGGCGCTGCAACTGCTGCGCTCGAGGCCCGACGCTCTGCTTGTCTCGCAGGAAACAGTCAACGACTACCAGCTCAAGGTGGGCGACCCGCTGCGCTTGCGATTACTGGACGCTCGAGACCACCAGTATCACGTCGTCCCCTTCACCTTTGTGGGCGTGGTGCGGGAGTTTCCCACCGCCCCTAAAGACTCCTTTCTGGTGGCCAACGCTGATTACGTGGCCGCACAGACCCACGCCAGCGCTGCCGAAGTGGTTTTGCTGCGGGTGAACGGCAACCGCACCGAGGTGGCATCCTGGGCGGCTCAAATCGTGCGCGACCTGCCGGGGGCAACGGTCTCAGAACTCGGTGCGGTACAGCAGCGCATCGCCTCGAGCCTCACCGCGGTCAACGTGGCGGGGCTCTCCCGGCTCGAGCTAAGCTTCGCCGCACTGCTCCTGGCCGCGGCTACGGGGCTGGTGCTGCTCTTGGGCCTTACCGAGCGACGCCGTAACTTCACCGTGCTGAGCGCACTCGGTGCGAAGCCAAAGCAGCTCGCGGCCTTCCTATGGGGTGAAGGGCTCGTCGTGGCCGGAGCAGGCAGCCTGGCTGGCTTGCTCATCGGGCTGGGCGTGGCGCAGCTTTTGGTCAAGTTGCTGAACGGGGTGTTCGACCCGGCCCCGGAGCGGCTGGCCATACCCTGGGGTTACCTGGCCGCGCTGGCTCTCGCCGCTTTTCTTTCCACCGTGCTCGCAGTGAATGCAGCCAGGGCCGCGAGCGGCAAGAGTCTCACGGAGGTGCTGCGCTCGGCCTGA
- a CDS encoding YncE family protein — protein MYAFTQAGMLAPAVKDFPQRVYVPDGKTNRLYVIDPKTYRIVDSYPVDAVPQHVVPSYDLKTLYVVNDVGQTLIPVDPKTAKPELRIRIADPYNLYFTPDGKYALVVAEVKQRLDFYDLQTWRHKSSISVPCKGVNHMDYSADGRTLVAACEFSGDLLKIDVAARKLLAKISLGGMPQDVKLSPDGQIFYVADMMAGGVHLIDAEKFQPMGFIPTGKGAHGLYPSRDAKYLYISNRGEGSVSVLEFATRKLVAKWKIPGGGSPDMGGVSADGKQLWLAGRYHGEVYVFDTDPKQGGLIRRIKVGKGPHGLAIYPQPGRYSLGHTGVTR, from the coding sequence GTGTATGCTTTCACCCAAGCGGGGATGCTTGCGCCTGCGGTGAAGGATTTTCCCCAACGGGTATATGTACCCGATGGCAAGACCAACCGGCTTTACGTGATCGACCCCAAGACCTACCGGATCGTAGATAGTTACCCTGTGGACGCCGTGCCCCAGCACGTGGTGCCCTCCTACGACCTCAAGACACTCTACGTGGTGAACGACGTGGGTCAGACCCTCATCCCGGTAGACCCCAAGACCGCCAAGCCCGAGCTCCGCATACGGATTGCCGACCCATACAACCTATACTTCACCCCCGACGGAAAATACGCGCTGGTAGTGGCTGAGGTCAAACAAAGGCTCGACTTCTATGATCTTCAGACCTGGCGGCACAAAAGCTCAATCTCTGTTCCCTGCAAGGGGGTCAACCACATGGACTATAGTGCCGACGGGCGTACCCTGGTGGCGGCCTGCGAGTTCAGCGGAGACCTGCTGAAAATCGATGTGGCCGCGCGCAAGCTCCTAGCCAAGATTAGCCTGGGGGGAATGCCTCAGGACGTCAAACTCTCGCCCGACGGCCAGATATTCTACGTAGCCGACATGATGGCGGGCGGGGTACACCTGATCGACGCGGAGAAGTTTCAGCCGATGGGCTTCATCCCTACCGGAAAGGGGGCCCATGGCCTCTACCCCAGCCGCGACGCGAAGTACCTGTACATCTCCAACCGGGGAGAGGGCTCGGTGAGCGTGCTGGAGTTCGCCACCCGTAAGCTGGTGGCCAAGTGGAAGATCCCCGGTGGGGGTAGCCCGGACATGGGCGGGGTCTCGGCGGATGGGAAGCAACTGTGGTTGGCCGGGCGCTACCACGGGGAGGTCTACGTCTTCGACACCGACCCGAAGCAGGGCGGCCTGATCCGTCGCATCAAAGTGGGCAAAGGGCCGCACGGGCTGGCCATCTACCCCCAGCCGGGCCGGTACTCGCTAGGGCATACCGGGGTGACCCGATGA
- a CDS encoding polysaccharide deacetylase family protein, with the protein MRRWLGIGLLLWGAVWAAPAPITHGSRQHPRIALTFDADMTPGMRQNLQSGRVKSYNPTELYRLLEQHRVKATFFLSGLWIEAYPEQSRRLAQNPLFELENHSYSHPAFAQPCYGLPTVQAAEKAAEIRKVQRLLEGLGVNNRYFRFPGGCYGPDDLALVKRLGLQVVHWDAAGEDGGQTDPGVIVRNVLSRVQNGSIIVLHSQGGPRLPATLPALRRLIPALKARGFTFVKVSELLAEPAGMRK; encoded by the coding sequence ATGAGAAGATGGCTTGGGATCGGCCTGCTGCTATGGGGAGCAGTATGGGCTGCCCCCGCGCCGATTACCCACGGTTCCCGGCAGCATCCGCGGATCGCCCTTACTTTCGACGCCGACATGACCCCGGGCATGCGGCAAAACCTGCAGAGCGGCCGGGTCAAAAGCTACAACCCCACCGAGCTGTACCGCTTGTTGGAGCAACACCGGGTCAAGGCCACCTTCTTCCTGAGCGGACTCTGGATAGAAGCCTACCCGGAGCAATCCCGCAGGCTGGCGCAGAATCCTCTGTTCGAACTGGAAAACCACAGCTATAGCCACCCTGCTTTTGCGCAACCCTGCTACGGGCTACCTACCGTCCAAGCCGCCGAGAAAGCTGCGGAAATTCGTAAGGTTCAGCGCTTGCTCGAGGGCCTAGGGGTCAATAACCGTTATTTTCGCTTTCCGGGGGGCTGCTATGGCCCCGACGATCTGGCCTTGGTGAAGCGGCTGGGGCTTCAGGTGGTGCACTGGGACGCGGCGGGGGAGGATGGGGGGCAGACCGACCCTGGGGTGATTGTACGCAACGTGCTGAGCCGGGTGCAAAATGGTTCTATTATCGTACTGCACAGCCAGGGTGGACCGCGTCTCCCCGCCACGCTTCCGGCCCTCAGGCGGCTGATTCCGGCCCTGAAGGCCCGGGGTTTTACCTTTGTCAAAGTCTCTGAGTTGCTTGCTGAACCAGCCGGTATGCGCAAGTGA
- a CDS encoding phosphatase PAP2 family protein translates to MIKSSRQILKSVLLWVPLWLLALLFLSLLGFVGLAEDVYEREGFFFDGPVLAFLHAQQSDVWNTLALAFTQSASAPVVGGLALGVLVWAYFRRLGWPVFALGLGGAVLLNQAAKLFFARARPHLFPQLTPEHDYSFPSGHTMASLALVLALYALLMPRFPHVARWLLGLGLPWALLVGLSRLYLQVHYPSDVLAGWALSFLWVFGVGLWYRWAVGGRG, encoded by the coding sequence GTGATTAAATCATCCCGCCAAATTCTTAAGTCGGTGCTCTTGTGGGTTCCACTCTGGCTGCTGGCTCTTTTGTTCCTGAGCCTGCTGGGGTTTGTGGGGCTGGCCGAGGACGTCTACGAACGGGAAGGGTTTTTTTTTGACGGGCCGGTGCTGGCCTTTTTGCACGCCCAGCAGAGCGACGTGTGGAACACGCTGGCCCTGGCCTTCACCCAGTCCGCCTCCGCTCCGGTGGTCGGGGGGCTCGCCCTGGGGGTGCTGGTCTGGGCCTATTTCCGTCGGCTGGGGTGGCCTGTTTTCGCTCTAGGTCTGGGCGGTGCGGTGCTTCTGAACCAGGCCGCCAAACTCTTTTTTGCCCGCGCCCGGCCTCATCTCTTCCCACAGCTCACCCCTGAACACGACTACAGCTTCCCCTCCGGCCACACCATGGCCAGTCTGGCCCTGGTGCTCGCGTTGTACGCATTGCTGATGCCCCGCTTTCCCCACGTGGCCCGCTGGCTTTTGGGCCTGGGCTTGCCGTGGGCCTTGCTAGTAGGCCTCTCCAGGCTCTACCTCCAGGTACACTACCCTTCGGACGTGCTGGCAGGGTGGGCCTTGAGCTTTCTGTGGGTATTTGGGGTGGGGCTTTGGTACCGCTGGGCGGTGGGCGGGAGGGGTTAG
- a CDS encoding response regulator transcription factor has product MRILLVEDDLEVGALVKETLEAEPYAVDWAQDGEEALGLWQSFPYDLMVLDVGLPRRDGFSLLTHLREQGWAVPVLVLTARDGLDDRVRGLEGGADDYLVKPFHLRELRARVRALLRRSRGVSSNRVEVGRLSLDIRAKQAWWAGEALELSAKEWLILEFLALHADTFYPRELLLEHVWPGEASIDPRSLDPYISRLRQKLTPEAIETRRGLGYRLVG; this is encoded by the coding sequence ATGCGTATTTTGCTGGTGGAGGACGACCTCGAGGTAGGGGCTTTGGTCAAAGAGACGCTCGAGGCCGAACCCTATGCAGTGGACTGGGCCCAGGATGGCGAGGAGGCGCTGGGGCTTTGGCAGAGCTTTCCTTATGACCTGATGGTGCTGGATGTGGGCTTGCCCCGGCGGGATGGTTTCAGCCTGCTGACCCACCTGCGCGAGCAGGGCTGGGCGGTGCCGGTTCTGGTGCTGACCGCCCGAGATGGCCTGGACGATCGGGTACGGGGGCTGGAAGGGGGGGCCGACGATTACCTGGTCAAACCCTTCCACCTGCGGGAACTCAGGGCCCGGGTGCGGGCCCTGCTGCGCCGCTCCAGGGGTGTTTCTAGTAACCGGGTTGAGGTTGGTCGGCTCTCGCTCGACATCCGGGCCAAGCAGGCCTGGTGGGCAGGAGAGGCGCTCGAGCTATCCGCCAAGGAGTGGCTAATCCTAGAGTTTCTGGCTCTCCATGCCGACACTTTTTATCCCCGGGAATTGCTTTTGGAGCACGTATGGCCTGGTGAGGCCAGCATTGACCCGCGCAGCCTCGACCCCTATATCTCCCGTCTGCGCCAAAAACTAACTCCAGAAGCCATCGAGACCCGACGTGGGCTGGGCTACCGGTTGGTCGGATGA